From Magnolia sinica isolate HGM2019 chromosome 13, MsV1, whole genome shotgun sequence, one genomic window encodes:
- the LOC131224252 gene encoding probable sugar phosphate/phosphate translocator At1g06470: protein MLLGPPFGDSDADIVEQMVDGRHSEDLSLDDLKHLMWLPSNEGLPFSSVSRYNKTLLGDKLGKFPAPFLMNTIHFGMQAILSKAIVGFWSQKLQPSVKMSWRDYFLKVVPTAIGTALDINLSNVSLVFISVTFATMCKSASPIFLLLFAFAFK, encoded by the exons AtgttgttgggcccaccttttggtgaTTCAGATGCTGATATCGTGGAACAAATGGTGGATGGGCGCCACTCAGAAGATCTTTCATTGGATGATCTTAAACATCTGATGTGGCTGCCATCAAATGAGG GTCTCCCCTTCTCTTCTGTGAGCAGGTATAATAAAACACTCTTAGGTGATAAATTGGGGAAGTTCCCAGCTCCCTTCTTGATGAATACTATTCATTTTGGCATGCAAGCCATTTTATCCAAGGCCATCGTGGGATTCTGGTCTCAAAAGTTGCAACCTAGTGTAAAAATGTCATGGAGGGATTACTTTCTCAAAG TTGTACCAACGGCTATTGGAACAGCGCTGGATATAAACCTGAGTAATGTCTCCCTTGTTTTCATCTCTGTCACATTTGCCACTATG TGTAAATCCGCCTCTCCAATATTTCTCCTTCTGTTTGCTTTTGCATTCAAGTGA